One window of Triticum dicoccoides isolate Atlit2015 ecotype Zavitan chromosome 5A, WEW_v2.0, whole genome shotgun sequence genomic DNA carries:
- the LOC119301516 gene encoding plant UBX domain-containing protein 2-like, with protein MMKDKMKDLMKKVTSSSAPSFKGPSHVLGSGPPPSASASSSRPSNPNPNPRPAPKQQPPRPSAPSEFTPFTAVISSSSSRRLDANGGDTVACPSCGDAFSSEHAVSEHLDGCLASAGGARARAATYLSGNPPAAAVEVVKKLLGNLLKEPGNDKYRRVRLGNPRIKEAVADREGGLELLEAVGFTIGDESGELFAVMDETPAEARLSGIRQAVLLLERSHPSAPLPTLSGSESKESCRSGVDEQKEVNKIVDRQIRVFFNVPGSSVAEIDTPDSFYKLSGEEVRNEAKMRRERLEQSRLLIPKSYKEKQALAARQKYKQAVIRVQFPDGVILQGVFLPSEATGSLYEFVADALKQPGLEFDLICPAVPRSRVLPHSPNTGERARTLQDEGLVPSALLKFKPNETDSVVFTGLLDKLLEASEPLTAASS; from the exons atgatgaaggacaagatgaaggatCTCATGAAGAAGGTCACCTCCTCCTCCGCCCCGTCCTTCAAGGGCCCCTCCCACGTCCTCGGCTCCGGCCCTCccccctccgcctccgcctcctcctcccgcccctcaaaccctaaccctaaccccaggCCCGCCCCCAAGCAGCAGCCCCCGCGCCCATCCGCCCCCTCCGAATTCACCCCCTTCACCGccgtcatctcctcctcctcctcccgccgcctaGATGCCAACGGCGGCGACACCGTCGCGTGCCCCAGCTGCGGCGACGCCTTCTCCTCCGAGCACGCCGTCTCGGAGCACCTCGACGGCTGCCTCGCGTCGGCCGGCGGCGCCCGCGCCCGCGCGGCCACGTACCTCTCCGGCAACCCGCCCGCTGCGGCCGTCGAGGTCGTGAAGAAGCTTCTCGGCAACCTGCTCAAGGAGCCCGGCAACGACAAGTACAGGAGGGTCAGGCTCGGTAACCCTAGGATCAAGGAGGCCGTGGCGGACAGGGAGGGCGGGCTTGAGCTCCTCGAGGCGGTCGGGTTCACGATCGGGGATGAGAGCGGGGAGCTCTTTGCCGTGATGGACGAGACTCCTGCGGAAGCGAGGCTTAGCGGGATCAGGCAGGCTGTGCTCCTACTTGAGAGGTCCCATCCTTCGGCACCGCTACCGACGCTGTCCGGGTCTGAGTCCAAAGAGAGCTGCCGCAGCGGAGTCGATGAGCAAAAGGAGGTTAACAAGATTGTTGATCGTCAG ATTCGGGTATTCTTCAATGTCCCTGGAAGTTCTGTTGCAGAAATTGATACACCGGATTCTTTCTACAAACTTAGTGGCGAGGAGGTAAGGAATGAGGCAAAGATGAGGAGGGAAAGGCTGGAACAATCTCGGTTGCTAATTCCAAAGTCATATAAGGAGAAGCAGGCACTGGCTGCTCGACAGAAGTACAAACAAGCTGTCATCCGAGTTCAGTTTCCTGATGGAGTAATTCTCCAGGGTGTATTCCTTCCATCGGAAGCTACTGGTTCACTATATGAG TTTGTCGCGGACGCTTTGAAGCAGCCAGGTTTGGAATTTGATCTTATCTGTCCAGCTGTTCCTAGGTCACGTGTGCTACCACATTCTCCAAATACAGGAGAGCGGGCACGCACGTTGCAAGATGAAGGCCTAGTACCTTCTGCTCTCCTCAAATTCAAGCCCAATGAGACTGATTCTGTTGTGTTCACCGGCTTGCTTGACAAGCTTCTGGAGGCTAGTGAACCACTTACAGCTGCATCCTCTTGA